Proteins encoded in a region of the Novipirellula caenicola genome:
- a CDS encoding cupin domain-containing protein — protein sequence MNYSATLRKANEGRTIAVVGDVYRFLATGDETGGKYAMWEAIVPPGGGPPPHIHSREEESFYILEGEITFHVGDERIVATPGTFANMPVGSRHSFKNETDKTARMILSVAPAGLEQMFFEVGVRLDEGSAEALPPTEQEIEKLMAVAPNYGIEIKLPKS from the coding sequence ATGAATTACTCGGCAACGTTACGCAAAGCCAATGAAGGCCGCACGATCGCGGTCGTTGGTGACGTGTACCGCTTTCTGGCAACTGGCGACGAGACGGGCGGCAAGTATGCGATGTGGGAAGCGATCGTTCCTCCGGGCGGCGGCCCTCCACCGCATATCCACAGCCGCGAAGAAGAGTCGTTCTACATTCTCGAGGGCGAAATCACGTTCCACGTGGGCGACGAAAGGATTGTTGCCACGCCAGGCACATTCGCCAACATGCCGGTGGGCAGTCGGCACAGCTTTAAGAACGAAACCGACAAGACCGCTCGCATGATTCTTTCGGTGGCGCCTGCGGGTTTAGAGCAGATGTTCTTCGAGGTTGGCGTGCGACTTGACGAGGGTTCCGCAGAAGCGTTGCCACCTACAGAGCAAGAGATCGAGAAGTTGATGGCGGTTGCGCCAAACTACGGAATCGAAATCAAACTGCCTAAATCGTAG
- a CDS encoding pyridoxal phosphate-dependent decarboxylase family protein — MYETLHADHQRLEQILTRVLEDSVRFLSATSSRPAGVVPPATDAETLPQEGIGATGTLDLFQSKYADWMSGSAGPHYFGLVTGGATPASIAGDWLTTIYDQNATGSSDSIAPQIELAAIGLLRQLFGLSSEHAGVFVSGATMANFVGLATARQWVGHRYGVDVAKSGMSGLPPIRVLCGTPHSSVYKAIAMLGLGRDSLERVETLAGREAVDVVAMRTRLTQLNESGDLCVVVASAGTVNSVDYDDLDALADLCHEFGVWLHVDAAFGGFAACVPEKRSLVAGMDRADSITIDAHKWLNVPYDSAMIFTRHLQQQREVFQNSAAYLEADASPSNFVNLTPENSRRFRALPAWFTLMAYGRDGYREIVTRNCQIAEEIGKRIDASSAFRLLAPVRMNGIVFTLAGNDVAHGQIQAYLQAVQAGGVLYMTPTEYFDAPAIRISVTNWRTTEHDIADVWNGMLAALESASS; from the coding sequence ATGTACGAAACGCTGCACGCTGATCACCAGCGTCTTGAGCAAATTTTGACGAGGGTGCTCGAAGACAGCGTCCGTTTTCTCAGTGCGACGAGTTCCAGGCCCGCAGGGGTCGTGCCGCCGGCGACTGACGCCGAAACGCTGCCTCAGGAGGGTATCGGCGCTACAGGAACTCTTGATCTTTTTCAATCAAAGTATGCCGATTGGATGAGTGGGTCTGCGGGCCCTCACTACTTTGGGTTGGTCACGGGCGGCGCGACGCCAGCCAGTATTGCGGGCGATTGGCTGACAACGATCTACGACCAAAATGCGACAGGTTCCAGCGATTCGATCGCGCCGCAGATTGAATTGGCCGCGATCGGGCTGCTGCGTCAATTGTTTGGTTTGTCGTCCGAGCACGCGGGAGTGTTTGTGTCGGGAGCGACGATGGCGAACTTTGTCGGTTTGGCCACGGCACGGCAATGGGTAGGGCATCGATACGGTGTCGACGTTGCTAAATCAGGAATGTCGGGACTGCCGCCCATCCGCGTGCTGTGCGGAACGCCTCACTCGAGCGTGTATAAAGCGATCGCGATGCTGGGGCTCGGACGCGACAGCTTGGAGCGGGTTGAAACGCTTGCGGGGCGTGAAGCGGTCGACGTGGTGGCGATGCGAACTCGATTGACGCAGCTAAACGAAAGCGGCGACCTGTGTGTGGTGGTTGCTAGTGCGGGGACCGTCAATAGCGTCGACTACGATGACCTTGACGCATTGGCGGATCTGTGCCACGAATTCGGAGTGTGGTTGCACGTGGATGCGGCCTTTGGTGGCTTTGCCGCGTGCGTCCCCGAAAAACGGTCGCTTGTTGCGGGGATGGATCGCGCGGACTCGATCACCATCGACGCGCACAAGTGGCTGAATGTGCCGTACGATTCCGCGATGATCTTTACGCGTCATCTGCAACAGCAGCGTGAGGTTTTTCAGAATTCCGCCGCGTATCTCGAAGCGGACGCGTCGCCAAGCAATTTTGTGAATCTGACGCCTGAAAACTCGCGTCGATTCCGCGCCTTACCCGCCTGGTTCACGTTGATGGCGTATGGTCGCGACGGGTACCGTGAAATCGTAACGCGAAATTGCCAGATCGCCGAGGAGATCGGCAAGCGGATCGATGCCTCCAGCGCGTTTCGCTTGCTGGCGCCGGTGCGAATGAATGGCATCGTGTTCACGCTCGCTGGCAATGATGTTGCGCACGGCCAAATTCAAGCGTATCTGCAGGCGGTACAGGCGGGCGGAGTGCTTTACATGACGCCGACAGAGTATTTTGACGCACCGGCGATCCGGATTTCGGTGACGAATTGGCGGACGACCGAACACGACATCGCGGACGTGTGGAATGGAATGCTCGCGGCGCTAGAATCCGCATCGTCTTAA
- a CDS encoding SulP family inorganic anion transporter, translated as MPNNSNGKPKLSLGEAFKSDLPASIIVFLVALPLCIGIAIASGAPPATGLISGIVGGLIVGWIAGSPLQVSGPAAGLFVLVAKVIEDFGETESGGFDITQAMHALGMAVFLAGLIQLAAGLLKFGSLFRAVSPAVIQGMLSGIGVLIFAKMFHQMVDDETAAKEWVDPLGKGLANLVTIPKSIMTGLTPIDGEPHHLAAMIGVGTIVILVFWRFIPIKALRVLPPPVVAVVAASIVAYSVGITKLDPHEGDPSPNAAAVESTVAPARPGGLEVQVATPAESESLRQPGDPVHIKQVEVPSDLTDGIYLPTRESWLLLLDPALLVIAVTIALVASAETMLCCAAVDKMQQHVKTKYNKELTAQGIGNTICGLLGVLPITGVIVRSSANVDAGARTRMSAILHGAWLLILVAVFPGILNLIPMASLAAVLVVVGWKLINFPAQKKLWKTSKSEGLICLITLSLVVAVDLLTGVVVGIALAAAKLLWAFSHVKVDVDQSNGKTTLHVAGPATFLALPKLTAILDEVDPSSDLHVDLDQVTFVDHAVLELFTDWEKQHEAAGGKLHIDWEDLTATFRQTKPRSPVSRQP; from the coding sequence ATGCCTAACAACAGCAACGGCAAGCCGAAACTTTCGCTCGGCGAAGCCTTCAAGAGCGACTTACCTGCGTCGATCATTGTCTTCTTAGTCGCGTTGCCGTTGTGCATCGGCATTGCGATTGCCTCGGGCGCGCCGCCCGCCACGGGGCTCATCTCGGGCATCGTCGGCGGCCTGATCGTCGGTTGGATCGCCGGCTCGCCGCTGCAAGTCAGCGGTCCGGCAGCGGGCTTGTTTGTGCTTGTCGCGAAAGTAATCGAAGATTTTGGCGAGACCGAGTCCGGCGGTTTCGATATCACCCAGGCCATGCACGCGCTCGGCATGGCGGTGTTCCTTGCCGGGCTGATTCAACTTGCGGCCGGACTACTAAAATTTGGCAGCCTGTTCCGCGCGGTTTCGCCCGCGGTGATTCAAGGCATGCTCAGCGGCATCGGCGTGTTGATCTTCGCCAAGATGTTCCACCAGATGGTCGACGACGAAACGGCCGCCAAGGAGTGGGTCGACCCGCTCGGCAAGGGGCTGGCGAATCTCGTGACCATTCCCAAGTCGATCATGACGGGGCTCACGCCCATCGATGGCGAGCCGCACCACTTAGCTGCGATGATCGGCGTAGGCACCATTGTGATACTCGTCTTTTGGAGATTCATTCCGATAAAAGCGCTTCGCGTGCTGCCGCCGCCGGTGGTGGCGGTCGTCGCCGCGTCGATCGTCGCGTACTCGGTCGGCATCACCAAGCTCGATCCGCATGAAGGGGACCCCTCGCCCAACGCCGCGGCCGTCGAAAGCACCGTCGCCCCGGCGCGGCCCGGCGGGTTGGAAGTGCAAGTCGCGACCCCCGCCGAGAGCGAGTCGCTGAGGCAGCCCGGCGACCCGGTTCACATCAAACAGGTTGAAGTGCCGAGCGACCTGACCGACGGCATTTACTTGCCGACGCGCGAGTCGTGGCTGCTGCTACTCGATCCCGCACTGCTGGTGATAGCGGTGACGATCGCCCTGGTCGCGAGCGCCGAAACGATGCTTTGCTGCGCCGCCGTCGACAAGATGCAGCAGCACGTTAAGACAAAGTACAACAAGGAACTCACCGCCCAAGGCATAGGCAACACCATCTGCGGCCTGTTGGGCGTGTTGCCGATTACAGGTGTTATCGTCCGCAGTTCGGCAAACGTTGACGCAGGCGCACGGACACGCATGTCGGCCATCCTGCACGGCGCGTGGTTGCTGATCCTCGTCGCGGTGTTCCCTGGCATCTTGAACTTGATCCCGATGGCGAGCCTCGCCGCGGTGCTGGTCGTCGTCGGTTGGAAGCTCATCAATTTCCCCGCGCAGAAGAAGCTATGGAAGACAAGTAAGTCCGAAGGGTTGATCTGCCTGATCACGTTGTCGCTCGTAGTGGCAGTCGACCTGCTGACCGGGGTCGTGGTGGGCATCGCGCTCGCCGCGGCCAAGCTGTTGTGGGCGTTCAGCCACGTGAAAGTTGACGTCGATCAGTCGAACGGCAAAACGACACTGCACGTCGCCGGGCCCGCGACCTTCCTCGCCCTGCCGAAGCTCACGGCGATCCTCGACGAAGTCGATCCAAGCAGCGATCTGCACGTCGACTTGGATCAAGTAACCTTCGTCGATCATGCCGTGCTAGAACTGTTCACCGACTGGGAAAAACAGCACGAAGCGGCCGGCGGCAAGCTGCATATCGACTGGGAAGACCTCACCGCCACCTTCCGCCAAACGAAGCCGCGCTCGCCCGTTTCGCGACAACCGTAG